The Blattabacterium sp. (Blatta orientalis) str. Tarazona genome contains the following window.
TTTCTGGATTATTATCTGCTTCTAGCCATTCAGTAGAATTTATAGAATAATTATCAATGACTAATCTTATTGGTTTTAATACCACCATTACTCTAGGAGCAATTTTGTTCAAATGTTCTCTAATTCTAAATTCTAAAAGAGAGGTGTCAATAAGATTTTTTCTTTTTGTTATTCCTATTTTTTGAATAAAATTTTTTATAGCTAAAGATGTGTACCCCCTACGACGCAATCCAGATATTGTTAAAATCCGGGGATCATCCCATGATGAAATCACATTTTTTTCAATCAAGTATTGTATTTTTCTTTTACTAGTTATGGTATGACTCATATTTAGTCTTGAAAATTCTATTTGTTTTGGCCTTATTTTATTGCTTTCACAAATTTGATCTAGATACCAATTATATAATGGACGTCTATTTTCAAATTCCAAAGAACATAAAGAATGAGATATTTGTTCAATATAATCACATTGACCATGGGTCCAATCATAAGTAGGATAAATACACCATTCGTTTTTAGTACGAGGATGTCTTTTTTTCAAAATTCTATACATAATTGGATCTCGCATGTTCATATTTGAAGATTTCATGTCTATCCTAGCTCTTAGGACACATGATTCTTCTTCAAAAAATCCATTCTTCATTTTTTCGAATAAATACAAATTTTCATTTACAGATCTATTACGATATAGACTGTTTATCCCCCCTTCAAAAGGAGTTTTTCTTTGACTTTGTATGATTTCTTTAGATTGGTCGTCTACATAAGCTTTATTCTTTTTAATAAGTTCTACGGCCCATTCATAAAGCTTTTGAAAATAATCCGAAGCATAGCATTCTTTATTCCATTCAAATCCCAAAAATCTGATATCTTCTTTGATAGATTCTATGAATTTTTTTTCTTCTCCAATAGGATTTGTATCATCGAATCTTAAATTGACAGGTGCTTTATACTTTCTTCCTAATTCAAAATTCAGATATATAGCTTTAACATGTCCAATGTGAAGAACCCCATTTGGCTCTGGAGGAAATCGAAATCTAATTTTTTCAATAGGTAAACCTCTTTTTAAATCTTCTTCTATAATTTTTTCGATAAAGTGTAAATGTGTTTTTATTATTTCAGAGTGTAATAATACTACTCGATAAATTTAATGAATTTTTTTAAAAAAATCTATTTTTGCTATATTATTAAACTTCTATATTTAGTGAATTACTCTGAAACTATTCAATGGATTTTTAACCGTCTTCCCATTTATCAAAAAAAAGGATTGAAATCCTATAAACCTGGTTTGAAAAGAATACAATCTTTTTGCTCTCATTTAGGAAATCCACAAAATTTTTTTAAAAGCATTCATGTTGGAGGGACTAACGGAAAGGGGTCAACAGTACATATGTTATCTTCTATCTTGCAAGAAGAAAGATATAACATAGGTTTATTCACTTCTCCTCATCTAATAGACTTTAGAGAGAGAATCAGCTGTAATGGTATTTTAATAGAAAAAGATTTCATTATCAATTTTATTGCAGAAAATAAGAAAATTATTGAAAAAGAAAAAATGTCATTTTTTGAAATGAATACGGCTTTAGCATTTCAATACTTTAAGGAAAAGAAAGTTCATCTAGCTATTATTGAAGTAGGATTGGGAGGGCGTTTAGATTCCACTAATATTATAAATCCGGAAATTTCCATTATTACTAATATTAGTGAAGATCATACAGAATCATTGGGAGATGATAGATTAAAAATAGCTTTGGAAAAAGCAGGAATTATAAAGAGGAACATATCGGTTATAATTGGGAGCGAGATTTCTAAAGAAATCCAATTTGTTTTTTTTAAAGAAGCCTTAAAAAAAAACGCTCCAATATATTTCTCAAATTATGTAAAAGATTATTCCAAATATCAAATGCCTTTTGAAGCAGATTATCAAAATTTGAATAGAATTATAGTCTTAAAAACTATAGATATTTTACAAAAAAGAAAAAATATAATAGTTTCTAATGAATCTATAAAGAGCGGGTTAAAAAAAGTTATTGAAAATACTAATTTTAAAGGACGTTGGCATATTTTACAACGAAAAAATCCAAAAATCATTTGTGATATAGCTCATAATGAAGAAGGTGTTCTTATGATCAATAAACAATTGAAAAAAGAATCATATAAAAATTTGCATTTAGTATTAGGTTTCGTAAAAGAAAAAAAGGTAGAAATAATGTTAAGATATTTTCCTCTTGAAGCTTTTTATTACTTTTGTCAACCTAATATAGAAAGAAAATTTTCTATTCAAAATTTGAAAATTTTGGTAAAAAAAATGTTTAAAAATAACCGAAAAATATGTTTTTTCCCTTCTGTAAAGAAAGCTTTTTTATCAGCAAAATCTCAAGCTAAAAAAAAGATCTAATTTTAATAAGTGGAAGCACTTTTACTGTATCTGAAGCTTTATTGAATTTATAAATTTTTCTTTACATTTGAAGATATTTTTAGGGCAATTAGCTCAGCATGGTTTAGAGCACCTGTTTTACAAGCAGGGGGTCACTGGTTCAAATCCAGTATTGCCCATTTCCACTTTATTCAAAATAAAATAAAATATTTTCTCTTTTTCTTTTGGATGAAACCATGTAATAGAAGGGTCTTTTCGATACCAAGTCAATTGTCTTTTTGCATATCTTCTGGTGTTTTTTTTTATTTCTTCTATTGCTTCATGGAAGGATTGTTTCTTTTTAGATAAAAAATCAAAAATTTCTTTGTACCCTATGGTCTGTAAACTATTTAAATGTTTGTAAGGATAATACCTACAAGCTTCTTCTAATAACCCCATTTGAATCATTTTTTCTACTCTCTTATTTATTCGAATATAGATTTCTTCTCTTGGCAAAGTTAATCCAATTTTTAGGGTTAAAAAAAATCTTAAATTTTTCTTCTTAAAAAAGAAAGAAGGATTTTTTCCTGTAGATCTAACTATTTCTAGATATCTTATCAAACGCCTTGGATTATTCCTGTCTATATTTGTAGGGATTTTGGATAATTTTTGAATTTCTTTTGAAGAAAAGAATTCCTTTTTTTTAAAATTATAGATTAGATTATTTCTAATATTCAAATCAATATTAGGAATATCCGACAAACCTTCTGTTATCGATTTTTCATATAATCCAGATCCTCCTACCATAATTAAAATAGAATATTTTTTAAATAATTGTTTCATTTTTTTTAATGAATCTTTCTCAAAACATTTGGCATTATAAGACTCATGAATAGTTAAATGTCCTATAAAATGATGTGGAACCGATTCAAGCTCTTTTATAGTAGGTCGGGAAGATCCTATTTTTAATTCTTGATAAAATTGTCTAGAATCACAAGATAAAATTTCAGTTTTTAATCTCTTTGCTAAAAAAATGGATATAGACGTTTTTCCAACACCAGTTGGACCTAAAATAAAAATTATAAAATAAGGTTTCAATTTCTTATTGAAGAATATTTAGATAATTTTCTATACATCCAATAATCTGCCAAAACTAAAGCCGTCATAGATTCTACAATGGGAATAGCACGAGGAAGTACACAAGGATCATGCCTCCCCTTTCCTTCCATAAAAACTAGATTTCCTTCTTTATCTATAGTTTTTTGTTTTTGCATTATTGTAGCTACAGGTTTAAATGCTATCCTAAAATAAATATCCATTCCATTTGAAATTCCACCTAAAATCCCTCCGGAAAAGTTTGTTTTAGTGCTTCCGTCACTATTAAATAAATCATTATGTTTAGATCCGGTCAATTCAGATCCAAAAAATCCACTACCATATTCAAAACCTTTTACAGCATTAATAGAAAGCATAGCTTTTGCCAATTCAGCATGTAATTTGTTAAAAACAGGCTCTCCAATCCCTACTGGAACATTTTTTATGACACAGGTTATAGTCCCACCTATGGTATCTCCTTTTTTCTGAATTTTACGGATTAGAGATATCATTTTTTCAGCAGTGTATGGATCAGGACATCTGATAGAGTTTTCTTCTATTTTGGATAAGTCCAAATCTTGATAAGGTTTGTTTATGGATATGTTTCCCACGGAAGAAACATAAGATATAATTTTTATGTCTTTTATTAATTGTTTAGCAATGGATCCAGCTACAACTCTACATATTGTTTCACGTGCAGAAGAACGCCCACCACCTCTATAATCTCTTATTCCATATTTTTTTTCATAGGTAAAATCTGAGTGAGAAGGACGATATATATTTTGAATATGTCTATAATCATCTGATTGATGATCCTTATTGTAGATAATAAATCCAATAGGAGTCCCTGTAGTTTTATTGTCTAAAATTCCAGAAAGAAAATTTACTTTATCCGATTCATTTCTTTGAGTAACAATAGAGGATTGACCTGGTCTTCTTCTATTTAATTCATTTTGAATTTCTTCAAGATTCAATTCTATTCCAGCGGGACATCCATCAATAATACCTCCTAAAGCATTTCCATGGCTTTCTCCGAAAGTAGTAACTCTAAATAAATTCCCAAAAATATTACCAGCCATAAATCAAATTTTAATTTTTTATCTCTATAGAAATAGGTCTTCCAAAATGATGGATTCTACTCATTCCTATTAATATTTTTTTTTGATAACGTTTTTCTACTTCAAATAAAGAAAAGTTGGATAAAATTTCTATATTTCCAATATTAATACGTGAATTATTAACTGCTTGATTGATTAGATTAATCAGGCCTAATTTTGTTAAATTGTCTTTATATCCTATATTTAGAAAAAGTTTTGAAAAAGATTCTTTTTTCACTCTCTTTGAGAGAAATTTTTTTTTTACAGAATAATTTTTTTTGTACGAAAAAATAGGATTGTTTAGATCCTTAGAGTTTTTGTAATAGGAAAAAAAACGATTAAACTCTATCCAAGAGAAACGTTTGATTAATTCTTCTCGATCAAATACCTCCAATCTTTTTTGGATTTCTGGAAGAAATGTTTTCATAGATTGTTCATCCACTACTACTTTTTTTACTTTTTCTATAAAATGAAAGAGTTTTTTTTCACAGACTTCTTCTCCAGAAGGAATCATAATTCTCTCAAAACTTTTTCCTATTTTTTTTTCAAATTCTCGTAGATTTCTAGTTTCTCTAGAATGAATAATACAAACAGAAATTCCCGTATTTCCAGCTCTTCCTGTTCGACCACTCCTATGTACATAGATTTCACTTTCATCTGGAATATTGTAATTAATGACATGAGTCACATCATTTACATCTATTCCACGTGCCGCTATATCTGTCGCCACAAGGAATTGTAAAATTCTATTTCTAAACCGGTTCATAACGGATTCCCGTTGTGATTGCGAAAGATCTCCATAAAGTGCATCTGCATTATAACCGTCTTGTATTAAAGACTCTGCTATTTCTCTAGTTTCTTTTCTAGTTTTACAAAAGATAATTCCATAAATATCTGGATTGATATCTACGATACGTTTTAAAGCAAGATATTTATTTTGATTGCTCACTATATAATAGATATGCCTCACATCATCAGATGCAAAATTTCGTTTTCCTGTAATAATTTCTATAGGATCTATTAAGTAATTATGTGCTATTCCATTCATATATTTAGACATCGTGGCAGAAAATAGAAGACTTTGTCTTTTTTTCGGTAGTTTTATTATAATGGAATCTAATTCTTCTTTAAACCCCATATTCAACATTTCATCCGCCTCGTCAAGTACTAAATATTTTATATCGGATAAATGCAATTTTTTTCTTTCAATTAAATCAATAATTCTACCTGGCGTCCCGACAATAATGTGAGTCTTTTTTTGTAAAGATAGCATTTGATTCTCGATGCTAACCCCTCCATATAAGGGGATAATTTTTATTAATGAAATATATCTAGAAAAACGGGAAAGATCACGTGTTATCTGTATACAAAGTTCTCTTGTAGGACATAAAATTAATGCTTGAGGAAAGCGGAATTCTAAATTTATTTTTTGTATGATCGGCAAGCCAAAAGCAGCTGTTTTTCCAGTTCCGGTTTGTGCCAATGCTATTAGATCTTTTCCTGATTTTAACAAATAGGGAATAACTTCTTTTTGTATAGGTGTAGGAGTTTTTATTCCTATATCTTCTAAAGCTTGAATAATTTTATCGTTTAAAAAATTATAATCTTTGAATGTTTTCATAAACGAATGAAATTAATTAAGAACACTTAATTAAGATTTCCACATTAATACATAATTATACATGTTCTGACAAATATAGATATTTAATCTTTAAATGAAAATTCAATTATCATTCATTTTTATGAGTCTTTTAGTTATAGTTTCATATCTTATCATCAGTAGCATAGATGAAATAGTAAGACCTATTCCTAAACCCATCCAAACTCCTTTCCCCCCCATTTTTAGATATATAGAAAAAATCCATGCTATGGGCAATGCTATAATCCAATAAGAAAAAAAACTTATCCACATAGGAATTTTAACATCTTGTATTCCTCTCAAAGCTCCAAGAATTATTCCTTGTAATCCATCAAATAATTGAAAAATGCTAGCAATGATAATCATTTTTTTTGCTATACCAACAACTTCATGGTCGTTTTTTATATATATATATGGAATATGATTTCTAAATAAGATAAAGAAAAAACTACATACCAGCATAAATGTCATTTCCATAAATAGAACAGACCATCCTATTTTTCTTAATTCAGAATAATTTTTTAATGCTAATTGATTTCCTATTCTTACTGTTGCAGCTACAGAAAATCCTGTACTTAGAAGAAAAGTAGAAGTAACAAGACTAATTACTATTTGATGTGCTGCTAATTCTTTGATTCCACATTTTCCAGTGATAAAAGAAGATATAGAGAAAGCACTCATTTCAAATAACATGTGTAGTCCAGAAGGAATTCCTATTTTCAGGATTTTTTCAAAATATTCTTTCTTAAAAAAACAATGAAAATACTTGTAGTAAATACGAACTTTTTTATACTTATATAATAGAAGATAAAGACCTATGAGCATAGTTATACGAGAAATTAAAGTAGCATAAGCGATTCCTTTTATTCCTAAATTTGGAAATCCATAAAATCCGTTAATAAATGAATAATTTAATATTATATTGATAAAAGCCGAAATCCAAGTAATAATCAGGCTAGGAACAACTAAAGATAATCCTTCGGAAATTTCGAAAACTTCGAAAGCCATCCATGGAATAAAAGATAAAGCTATAATTCTTAAAAAAGATATGGTGTCACTTAAAATTTCTTGAGGTTGTCCTAAATATGGAATAACATAGAAAAAAACATGTATAAAAACATACATAAGAATTGACAAAAGAAAATTAAGAATTAGACCATGATAAAAAATCATGGCTCCTTTTTTATATTCATGTTTAGCATCCAAAGATGCTATTAAAGAAGAAATTGATGTGGAAATTCCAAGTCCAAAAATGATGATAATAAAAAAAACGGAATTGGCTAAAGAAACTGAGGCTAAAGCTTTTTTTCCTAAAATACCTACCATTATATTATCAGAAAAACCAACACATATGACCCCTAATTGAGTAAAAGTAACAGGAATGGCTAATAAAAAATTTTTTTTGATATGTTGTAAATATGTTATTTTTTATATTTTTTATGTTGAAATAAGGAAATACAGAATATTTCTATGTTTTTTTATAAAGGGGAGTTTTACTATTTGAATAGGAATATTTCTGTTTCTTATTGAAACAAATATAGAATTTTTGTCTAAACTCCAATTATTTTTTTTTATATATCCTAATCCTATTCCTTTTTTTAGGACTGGAGAATATCCTCCAGAAGTTACTTTTCCAACTGTGAAGTTTTTTTCGTTTTTGAATGAATATCCTGATCTAGGTATTTTTCCTTTTTTTCTACAAGAAAAGGTATAAACTTTTATAGTTTCCTTCTTTTTTTGTTTCAACAATATTTCTCTTCCTATAAATTTTTTATTAAACTTTGTAATCCAAGATAATCCAGCTTCTATAGGTGTTATTTCTTCAGATAATTCCTGACCATATAAACGATACCCCATTTCCAATCTTAAAGAATCTCTACTAGCTATTCCACAAGGTTTTATTTGAAAAGATTCTCCTATTTTTAAAATTTCATTCCAAATATTTTCTGCATATTCATTGCGGATATAAATTTCCACTCCTTTAGATCCAGTATATCCCGTACAAGATATCAAAACATTGTCTATTTCTGAAAATTTTCCTATTTCAAAACAATAAAAAGGAATTTTAGACAAAGAAATATTTGTTAATTTTTGAATAGAAGACAAAGATTTTGGCCCTTGGATAGCTAGAAGAGAATATTCTTGAGATGAATCTATAAATGTTAAATTTTGATAATTCAAATGGTCATTTATCCATTTTTTGTTTTTCTCAATATTAGCCGCATTAACTATAAGTAAAAATTTTTCTTCTGAAATTTTGTAAATGACTAAATCATCTATAATTCCTCCTAAGTGATTGATGAAACAAGAGTATTGAGCTTGACCTGTCTTTATATTAGACAGATCATTAGTTGTAAAATATTGTAAAAAGTTATGAGAATTTTTTCCTTTTAAAATAAATTTTCCCATATGACTTACGTCAAAAATTCCAACATTTTTTCTTACAGACATATGTTCTATTAATGAAGAAACATATTGAAGAGGCATATAAAAACCAGAATAAGAAATCATTTTAGCTCCTAATTTTATATGACTGTTATATAGAGCTGTTTTTTTTACATTATGATCCATCATATTCTACAAAATTATTTTTAGTTTCATACAGAGTTATTTTTAAATGTAAGTTAGACGATATTTTTTTTTTATTTCGATTCCATAAGAAAATAACAATATTTTCTGCAGTAGGGTTAATTATCGAGAAATCTTTAATATCGAGATTAATATTTTTGTGATCAAAAAGTTCTTCTATTTCTTCATGAAGAATATTTTTTAATTTTTGTAAACTGAAAACAAATCCAGTTTCCGGATTTATTTTTCCTGTAAGACTTACTATATATTCATAATTATGTCCATGATAATTTAAATAAGCGCATTTTCCAAATATTTCAATATTCTTATGATAATCCCATTGAGGATTGTATAGTTTATGCGCGGAACTGAAATATCCTTTTCTACTTATAGTTGCTTTCATATAATTTTTTTTTAATCTAAATTAATTTTTGTAGATAATTTTTAATAATAATTTTTAACCAAATGGTGTAAGAGTTCGGATAAAGTTGAATATCTTTTCTTAATCCTTTTAGAGTGATCCATTTCCAATTATCTACTTCTTTAGAATTAATGATAGGAGAATAAGCGTGATATCCTACGAATACGTGATCTAATTCATTTTCTATTAATCCATTATTTAATAATTCATGATAGGTAAAACAAAATTTTTTTTCTAGAAAACAATCAAAACCCATTTCTTCTATTAAACAACGATGTGCAGCTGTCAAAACAGATTCATGTTTCCGAGGATGACTACAACAGGTATTAGTCCATAAAAGTGAAGAGTGATATTTTTCTGAAGATCTTTTTTGCAACATTAACAACCTATTGTCATCTTTTTTGGATTTATCATTAAAGACAAAAACAGATACCGCGCTGTGTAATAACCCTTTTGTATGAATTTTTTCTTTTTTTTCGAACCCGATAATTTTGTTTTTTTTTCCTATCAAAGGAATAAAATCCTCTTGTTTTCTCGCCATGGTTAATTTTTTAACGGGCAAATGTACGTGTTAGTATGGGAATATGTTTTTTTTTAAAACTATTTTTTTCATTTTTGATAATGATACGGGTAGTAGAAATTCTATAATATAAACTTGAATGTTTCTTACGCTTATAGTATTGCACTTAATGAGGATTTATCTCTTAATTTTTACATTTGATTTTTTTGAAATAACTTAAAAATCTTACCTAATTCTATAGGTTTAGGAGGATATGTAAGTAATGACGTTAGAAATTTTGAAATTATGGAGAAAAAAAATAAAAAAATCTTAAAAGAGTTAAATAGTTTAAGAAAGAATACATTGATGAATACTCTTCAAATAAAATATATCTATTTAGGATTAAATTTTTTAGTGGCAAAAATGCCTGTAAACAAGAAAAAACTACAACCTATAGGTTTTCTTCATGGTGGTGCTACAATAGCCTTAGCTGAAAGTGTTGGAAGTTCTTTGTCTATCATAAATATAAATAAAAACGTTTTTAATGTTTTTAATATTGAAATTTCAGCTAATCACATACAAAAAGTCATAAAAGGTGTAATCTTCGCAAAAGCAAAGATAATTCATAAAGGAAAAACAATTCATTTCATTCAAATTAGTATTTATAATGAAAAAAAGGAAAAAATTAGTTATTGTAAAATGACTAACATAATAATTCCCAAAGAAAAAAAATAACTAAGTAAAATGGTAAAGATAAATGTGATAAACTTATATAAAAAAATAATTGAAAATTATTGGAACAATAAAAGTTTTGTACTATTTAAAAAACCTTATGAAAAAAAAATATATTTTTTTTCTCAAGAAGAGAAATCTAAAAAAGAAAATAACTTTTTCTTAATTGTCAGTTTTAATCGAAATTATACCATAAGGATTTATACAAAAAAAATTTATTCTATAAATATAGAAAATCCAAAAAAAATGGATAATTTCATTTTTCCATTGCAAAATAGTGGATCTTCTTTATTAATTTATTCGAAAAAATATAAGAATTTGATTGAAAATGCTATTGAAACTATAAAAAAGAATAGAGATTTTGAAAAAGTAGTTTTATCTAGATGTATTAAAATTCCATTTCAAAATTTTTACTTGAAGAAAACCTTTCAAAAGCTTATTTATTCATATCCGAATGCATTTGTTACTTTATGGTATGACTTTAATTATGGTTTTTGGATAGGAGCTTCTCCGGAATTACTAGTAAAATGTAATGAAAAAAAGTTAAAAACTGTAGCATTAGCTGGAACTATTTGGGGCAATCATAGATGGACTAAAAAAGAAGTAGAAGAGCATAATATAGTAATAAAATATTTTGTCAATTTTTTTAAAAAATTTTCTGGAAATCTTTGTGTTGAAAAAACTAGAATTTTAAATATAGGACATTTGCATCATTTAGAAACTCCTATTAGTTTTTCTTTTTTGGAGAAACCAAATTATTTCAAAATATTAGACGAGATATCCCCAACACCTTCTATATGTGGATTTCCTAAAAATAATTCTTTAGATTATATACGTAAATATGAAGGATATCAAAGAAATTTCTATACAGGTTATTTTGGTCCTGTTTATGATGGAGGGAGTAGAATAGAATTATATCTTAACTTAAGATGTGCAAAAATAAAAATGGACAAAAAAGAAATTGTTTTATATGCAGGGAGCGGAATCACAAAGGATAGTGAAGCTAATAAAGAATATGCAGAAACAGAAAATAAATTCAAAAACATTCTTTCTAAATTTATTTTTGATTGATTTTTTTTCTGTGAAATGGTCTTATAATAAGTCT
Protein-coding sequences here:
- the glnS gene encoding glutamine--tRNA ligase, with the protein product MEKIIEEDLKRGLPIEKIRFRFPPEPNGVLHIGHVKAIYLNFELGRKYKAPVNLRFDDTNPIGEEKKFIESIKEDIRFLGFEWNKECYASDYFQKLYEWAVELIKKNKAYVDDQSKEIIQSQRKTPFEGGINSLYRNRSVNENLYLFEKMKNGFFEEESCVLRARIDMKSSNMNMRDPIMYRILKKRHPRTKNEWCIYPTYDWTHGQCDYIEQISHSLCSLEFENRRPLYNWYLDQICESNKIRPKQIEFSRLNMSHTITSKRKIQYLIEKNVISSWDDPRILTISGLRRRGYTSLAIKNFIQKIGITKRKNLIDTSLLEFRIREHLNKIAPRVMVVLKPIRLVIDNYSINSTEWLEADNNPENKKFGCRKIPFSKFLYIEENDFLEKKVKKFFRLSIGHEVRLKNAYIIKANFVVKDSNGKIKEIHCTYDPTSQSGKIVKNEDKKRVKTTLHWVSIKHSIPIKIYLYYPLFSIKNPDKENFKEHINSKSIEKIVAYAEPILQKAKSGDCFQFQRIGYFYANIDLNNNKEELIFHKTASLKDQWKKINKK
- a CDS encoding folylpolyglutamate synthase/dihydrofolate synthase family protein, which produces MNFFKKIYFCYIIKLLYLVNYSETIQWIFNRLPIYQKKGLKSYKPGLKRIQSFCSHLGNPQNFFKSIHVGGTNGKGSTVHMLSSILQEERYNIGLFTSPHLIDFRERISCNGILIEKDFIINFIAENKKIIEKEKMSFFEMNTALAFQYFKEKKVHLAIIEVGLGGRLDSTNIINPEISIITNISEDHTESLGDDRLKIALEKAGIIKRNISVIIGSEISKEIQFVFFKEALKKNAPIYFSNYVKDYSKYQMPFEADYQNLNRIIVLKTIDILQKRKNIIVSNESIKSGLKKVIENTNFKGRWHILQRKNPKIICDIAHNEEGVLMINKQLKKESYKNLHLVLGFVKEKKVEIMLRYFPLEAFYYFCQPNIERKFSIQNLKILVKKMFKNNRKICFFPSVKKAFLSAKSQAKKKI
- the miaA gene encoding tRNA (adenosine(37)-N6)-dimethylallyltransferase MiaA: MKPYFIIFILGPTGVGKTSISIFLAKRLKTEILSCDSRQFYQELKIGSSRPTIKELESVPHHFIGHLTIHESYNAKCFEKDSLKKMKQLFKKYSILIMVGGSGLYEKSITEGLSDIPNIDLNIRNNLIYNFKKKEFFSSKEIQKLSKIPTNIDRNNPRRLIRYLEIVRSTGKNPSFFFKKKNLRFFLTLKIGLTLPREEIYIRINKRVEKMIQMGLLEEACRYYPYKHLNSLQTIGYKEIFDFLSKKKQSFHEAIEEIKKNTRRYAKRQLTWYRKDPSITWFHPKEKEKIFYFILNKVEMGNTGFEPVTPCL
- the aroC gene encoding chorismate synthase, translating into MAGNIFGNLFRVTTFGESHGNALGGIIDGCPAGIELNLEEIQNELNRRRPGQSSIVTQRNESDKVNFLSGILDNKTTGTPIGFIIYNKDHQSDDYRHIQNIYRPSHSDFTYEKKYGIRDYRGGGRSSARETICRVVAGSIAKQLIKDIKIISYVSSVGNISINKPYQDLDLSKIEENSIRCPDPYTAEKMISLIRKIQKKGDTIGGTITCVIKNVPVGIGEPVFNKLHAELAKAMLSINAVKGFEYGSGFFGSELTGSKHNDLFNSDGSTKTNFSGGILGGISNGMDIYFRIAFKPVATIMQKQKTIDKEGNLVFMEGKGRHDPCVLPRAIPIVESMTALVLADYWMYRKLSKYSSIRN
- a CDS encoding DEAD/DEAH box helicase; this translates as MKTFKDYNFLNDKIIQALEDIGIKTPTPIQKEVIPYLLKSGKDLIALAQTGTGKTAAFGLPIIQKINLEFRFPQALILCPTRELCIQITRDLSRFSRYISLIKIIPLYGGVSIENQMLSLQKKTHIIVGTPGRIIDLIERKKLHLSDIKYLVLDEADEMLNMGFKEELDSIIIKLPKKRQSLLFSATMSKYMNGIAHNYLIDPIEIITGKRNFASDDVRHIYYIVSNQNKYLALKRIVDINPDIYGIIFCKTRKETREIAESLIQDGYNADALYGDLSQSQRESVMNRFRNRILQFLVATDIAARGIDVNDVTHVINYNIPDESEIYVHRSGRTGRAGNTGISVCIIHSRETRNLREFEKKIGKSFERIMIPSGEEVCEKKLFHFIEKVKKVVVDEQSMKTFLPEIQKRLEVFDREELIKRFSWIEFNRFFSYYKNSKDLNNPIFSYKKNYSVKKKFLSKRVKKESFSKLFLNIGYKDNLTKLGLINLINQAVNNSRINIGNIEILSNFSLFEVEKRYQKKILIGMSRIHHFGRPISIEIKN
- a CDS encoding MATE family efflux transporter — translated: MVGILGKKALASVSLANSVFFIIIIFGLGISTSISSLIASLDAKHEYKKGAMIFYHGLILNFLLSILMYVFIHVFFYVIPYLGQPQEILSDTISFLRIIALSFIPWMAFEVFEISEGLSLVVPSLIITWISAFINIILNYSFINGFYGFPNLGIKGIAYATLISRITMLIGLYLLLYKYKKVRIYYKYFHCFFKKEYFEKILKIGIPSGLHMLFEMSAFSISSFITGKCGIKELAAHQIVISLVTSTFLLSTGFSVAATVRIGNQLALKNYSELRKIGWSVLFMEMTFMLVCSFFFILFRNHIPYIYIKNDHEVVGIAKKMIIIASIFQLFDGLQGIILGALRGIQDVKIPMWISFFSYWIIALPIAWIFSIYLKMGGKGVWMGLGIGLTISSMLLMIRYETITKRLIKMNDN
- the gcvT gene encoding glycine cleavage system aminomethyltransferase GcvT; protein product: MDHNVKKTALYNSHIKLGAKMISYSGFYMPLQYVSSLIEHMSVRKNVGIFDVSHMGKFILKGKNSHNFLQYFTTNDLSNIKTGQAQYSCFINHLGGIIDDLVIYKISEEKFLLIVNAANIEKNKKWINDHLNYQNLTFIDSSQEYSLLAIQGPKSLSSIQKLTNISLSKIPFYCFEIGKFSEIDNVLISCTGYTGSKGVEIYIRNEYAENIWNEILKIGESFQIKPCGIASRDSLRLEMGYRLYGQELSEEITPIEAGLSWITKFNKKFIGREILLKQKKKETIKVYTFSCRKKGKIPRSGYSFKNEKNFTVGKVTSGGYSPVLKKGIGLGYIKKNNWSLDKNSIFVSIRNRNIPIQIVKLPFIKKHRNILYFLIST
- a CDS encoding 6-carboxytetrahydropterin synthase, producing MKATISRKGYFSSAHKLYNPQWDYHKNIEIFGKCAYLNYHGHNYEYIVSLTGKINPETGFVFSLQKLKNILHEEIEELFDHKNINLDIKDFSIINPTAENIVIFLWNRNKKKISSNLHLKITLYETKNNFVEYDGS
- a CDS encoding isopentenyl-diphosphate delta-isomerase; translated protein: MARKQEDFIPLIGKKNKIIGFEKKEKIHTKGLLHSAVSVFVFNDKSKKDDNRLLMLQKRSSEKYHSSLLWTNTCCSHPRKHESVLTAAHRCLIEEMGFDCFLEKKFCFTYHELLNNGLIENELDHVFVGYHAYSPIINSKEVDNWKWITLKGLRKDIQLYPNSYTIWLKIIIKNYLQKLI
- a CDS encoding PaaI family thioesterase, with the translated sequence MEKKNKKILKELNSLRKNTLMNTLQIKYIYLGLNFLVAKMPVNKKKLQPIGFLHGGATIALAESVGSSLSIININKNVFNVFNIEISANHIQKVIKGVIFAKAKIIHKGKTIHFIQISIYNEKKEKISYCKMTNIIIPKEKK